From the Streptomyces nodosus genome, the window TCGGGCAGATTGAGCGCGGCGGCGATGGTGGCGGCCTCGGCCTCGGCGGCGTACCCGCCCTTGGTGAGGAACTCGGTCTCCTGGCGCTCGTACTGCTTGAGCGCCTTCTCGCGGGTGGAGCCCTTGCCGGAGGCGATGCGCTGCTCGTTCTCGCGCATCTTGCGGATCAGGACGTCCAGGCCGCGGGCGGACAGCACGCGGTCGCGGGCCAGCACGTCCAGGTCGCCGGTGCGCGGGTCCTGCGGGAGATAGCCGACCTCACCGGAGCGGGTGACGGTGCCCGCGGCGGGGATGCCCTCGCCTGCGAGGACCTTGGTGAGGGTGGTCTTGCCGGCGCCGTTGCGGCCGACCAGGCCGATGCGGTCGCCCTTGGCGACACGGAACGTGGCGTTCTCGATGAGGACGCGGGCACCGGCGCGCAGCTCGATACCGGAGGCGGAGATCACGGACAGACTCCAGGGCGGGGGAAGGGGCGGGATGGGCGGCTGAGGGCGTACCCGCCGTCTAATGCGCGAGGAGAACGGCCATGGGGCCAGTCTAACGGGGCTGTGCAAGGCCTTTTCCCGTGTGCCCGGGCCGGGCCGGATGCGGGGCCCGGTGCGGGCCCTGCCCTGCGCGGGTCGTCGGGGCGGGCGTCCGGTGTCCCGGCGCGCGGGCCCCGGGACAAGGGCGACCGGTGGTCAGCTTCCTCCGGTGTGGACCTGGAACGCGGCGCGGCGCAGGGCCTTGGCCAGCGCCGGGTCGGGGTGGGCGGCGGCCAGCGCGACCAGCACCTGCACGGTGCGGGGGTGCCCCACCGCGCGCACCTCGTCGAGCAGCGCGGGCACGGTGGGCTGTATGGCGGACTCCAGGTGGCGCACCAGCAGCGGGGCCTCGCCGTGGTCGGCGACGGCGGCGGCGGTGTCGACCCACAGCCAGGTGGCCTCCTGACGGGTGAGCACCCCATGGGCGTCGTCGGGGTCGGCGCCGTCGTGCTCGGCGAGCCAGAGCAGGGCGTAGGGGCGCAGCGTGGTCTCGTCCAGGGCGGTGCGCACCTCGGGTTCGGCGGGGGCCCCGACCACGCGCAGCGCCTCGAAGGCGAGGCCCCGCAGAAAGGCGTCCTCGCCGCGGGCGGCGTCCAGGAGTTCGGTGACGGCGCCGCCGACCGGGCGGGCCGCGAGCCAGGCGCGGTACTCGGCGCGGGCCGCGTTCGGGCGGAGTCCCACACAGCCGCGGAGCATGTCCTCCGCGTTCTGCTCGATGTTCCCGGCGGGGCTCTGCGCGGCGACGCAGATCTGCTCCAGCTTGACCCAGACCGCCCAGCTGCCGAGCGGGGTGAGGGTGGCCTGCTGCTCGGCGCAGGTGAGGGCGCCGACAGAGGCGAGCGCGTCCAGGGCCCAGTCGAGCGGGGCGGCGAGCTCGGCCTCCTCGGCGGCGTCCCGGACGACCGGCGCCTCGACGGCGGTGGGAGCGGGCTCGGGAACCGATTCGGGCTCCGTCTCGGGAGCGGCGGCGTGAGATGCCCCGTCGTCCGCGTCGTCCCCGTCATCTCTGTCCGCGGGGGGTGGGACGTAGCGGATCTCGCACCGCTCGGTGCGCAGTTCGGTGACCCGCTGCACCAGGAGGTCGAGCAGTTGGTCGACGGGGACGGGACCCGCCGAGAGCTGGAGAAAGGACAGCACCTGGGGCATGGCCGAGACGACTTCGGCGACGGTGGCGTGGTCGAGGTCGTCGGGTTCGGGGTAGGCGAGCGACCAGGCGTCGAAGAGGGCGACCCAGCCGCGCAGTACGGCGGTGTCGTCGCGGTTCCAGGCGCGCAGCCGCCAGCCGGGGCGGGCGCTGTCGGCGTGCACCTCGACCAGGCCGGCCAGGCGGGCGGTGTCCCAGTCGGCACGGACCTGGGCGGCGGGCAGACCGAGATCGGCGGCGGCCCGCTCGGCGGTGGCGTCGGAGAGGGTGCCCCGTCCGCCGTCGGAGGTCGCGCCGTCGCGGCCCGGCCGGAGTGCGGCGTCGGCCCAGCGGGCGACACGGGCGGCGTCGGCGAGCCGGGCGCGGGCCATGGCGGCCAGCTCCGCGCGCGGGGGTGTCCCCTCCGGCGGCCGGGGTGCGGGGCGACGCGAACGATGCTGGGCGACCGCTCGGGGAGCGGCGGCCAGGGGCCGGGGGCGGACAAGTCGGAGCCTGGAGTCGCGCGGGGTACGGGACGTCACGGGTGCAGTCTTCCGGTTGACGGTCCGAAAACCCAAACGGAACGGAACGACGGGCGACCTGACCGGCCGGTCCCCGGGTTCCGGAATGGGGTCACACCGGGGAAAAGGGCGTGCCCCGGGGCACGGGAACAGTCCGGGTCGGAACCCTGAACGGAAGGGGCTCCCGCACCCCACCGGGCGGCCTTGACTCCCCCCGCGGCCGACGTCACATCAGCGGTATCAGAAAGCGCCGCATGGACTCCTCGTACTCCCCGGGGTCCACGTTCCACATCGCGCCATGGGCGGCGTTGCGGACGGTGCGGAGGGTGACCAGATCCGCGCGGCGCCGGGCGAGGCGGCGGGAGGGTGCCCAGGGGGCGACGGCGTCGTCGGGGCCGTGGAAGAGCAGGACCGGCACCTGAAGTCGGTCCGGGGCCGTGATGTCCTCGGTGCGGTCGCCGTGCAGTCCGGTGCGGCCCTGGGCGGCGCGGACGGCCAGGGGCAGCAGCACCCCGGGGGTGCGGCGGGCCGCGGCGAGGGCCCGCAGGGTGGCCTGCCAGTCGAGCACGGGCGAGTCCAGCACGAGGCCGGAGATCCGCTCGCGCAGCGACGAGTACGCGGCGGCACGCAGCGCCATGGTGGCCCCGGTGGACCAGCCGTGCAGGACCACGCGTCCGGCGCCGTGGCGCACGGCGTAGCGGATGGCGGCGTCCACGTCGCGCCACTCCGTCTGGCCGAGATGGTTCAGGCCGTCCGGGGGACGGGGTGCCCCGGTGTCGCCCCGGTAGGCGATGTCGAGGACCGGGACCTGGCGGCGGCTGAGGAACTCCATGACGTTCAGGGGGTGTTCCCGGGTCGCGCCGAGCCCGTGCACCGTGATCACCCAGGTGTCGCGGGCCCCGGGCACGAACCAGGCGGGCAGGGGCCCCAGTTCGCCGGGCACCTCGACGGCGGAGTGCTCCAGGCCGAGGGCCGTGCGGGGGTCGCCGATGTGCAGCTGGGGGGTGAGCCAGGCCTTGTCGCCGGGTTCGAAGGTGCCCCGGGTGACGCGTTCCAGACGGCGTACGACGGTGTCGGCGGAGTGGGGGGCGGTGTCCAGGACCGGGCCCACCACCGCGTGCGAGCCGCTGCCGGACAGCCCGTAGACGCCGGGCCGCCCGGAGGCCAGATCGCGGGTGAGCACGATCCGTCCGGCGGCCAGGGAGTGCACGGTCAGCCGCGGATCCGTGGGCAGCGGACGGCCGGGGGCCGCCTTGAGCGCGGCGTCACTGGCGAAGCGGCCCGCGGCGATACCGGCCGCGCCCGCCGCGATGGCTACCGTGACGGCTGCCGCCGCCGCTCTGACAGTGCGCACCCCTCCAGTCTCACGGCGCGGCCCGGCCCCGGCCAGCGGGCTGATCCACCGGGGGCACCGAGGGACGGCACTTTCGAAGCACGCCCTACCGCTCCGGACGCTGTCCGTACCCCCGCAGCCGCTCCCCCACCTCGGCCACCTGCTCGTGGGTGAGCAGGGTAGGCGACCGGCCCGGCACCGACGACGCGGTCAGCCACACCCGGCACATCCACTCGAGCTGGGCCGTGCGGTCGTACGCCTCGGCCGGTGTCGCCCCGTGCGCGACCGTGCCGTGGTTCTGGAGGAGGCAGGCGGTGCGGTCCGTCAGCGCGCCCAGCATGCTCTCGGCCAACTCCGGCGTGCCGTAGGGGGCGTACGGGGCGACCCGCACCGCACCGCCGAGCGCGGCGGCCATGTAGTGGATCAGCGGCAGCTCCCGTACCAGGGTGGAGACTGCCGTCGCGTGCACGGCATGGGTGTGGACGACGGCGCGCGCCCCGGTCGTGCGGTAGACCGCCAGATGCATCGGAAGCTCGCTCGTCGGGCGCAGCGAGCCGAGCACCTGCCGTCCGTCGAGGTCGACCCCGACCGCGTCGCCGGGCGTCAGCCGCTCATAGGGCACCCCCGTGGGCGTGACCAGCACGGTGCCGCCCACCCGCACGGAGACATTGCCGGAGGTGCCGACGACCAGGCCGTCGGCGACGGTACGGCGGGCCGTCGCGACGAGTTCGTCCCAGGCCCGCGCCACCTCGCCCGCCGGGTCCCGCGCGCCGGACCCGGGAGCGCCCCCGCCTTCCCACGCGTCCCGCGTCACATCCCGTTCACCATGTCGCTGTTCGGCCATGCCGCGATCCTGCCAGCCGGGGGCCGGGAGGGGGGTCCGTGAGGCGTGCGTCATGCGGAGCGACGGCGGCCCGATCGGTACACCCCCCGGACCGTCTCAGTTCATCTTCCGTTCACCCAGGTTGCCTACGTTCAACGGGCCACTGACCTCCCACAGAAGCCTGGGGAAATGGAACACATCACGCTCCTTCTTGGAATCGTGATCGTGACCGCTCTCGTGTTCGATTTCACGAACGGTTTCCACGACACAGCCAACGCGATGGCGACCACCATCTCGACCGGCGCCCTGAGGCCGAAGGCGGCGGTGGCGATGTCCGCCGTGCTGAACCTCGTCGGGGCCTTCCTCTCGGTGGAGGTCGCCAAGACGATCTCCGGCGGCATCATCAACGAACAGGGCATACGCGTCGAAGTGATCTTCGCGGCCCTGGTGGGCGCCATCCTCTGGAATCTGCTGACCTGGCTGCTGGGCCTGCCCTCCAGCTCCTCCCACGCGCTCTTCGGCGGTCTGATCGGCGCCGCCGTGTCCTCGGCCGGCTGGTCCGCGGTGAACGGCTCGACGATCGTCACCAAGGTGCTGATCCCCGCGGTCGCCGCGCCGGTCGTGGCCGGGCTCGCCGCGATGCTCGCGACGCGTCTGTCGTACGTCATCGGCAGCCGCGCCGACGACAAGGCCGCCTCGAAGGGCTACCGCGCCGGATCGATCGCCTCGGCCGGGCTGGTCTCCCTGGCACACGGCACCAACGACGCCCAGAAGACGATGGGCATCATCACCCTGGCCCTGGTCACCGGAGGCGCCCTCGCCCCCGGCTCGAACCCTCCCACCTGGGTCATCGTGTCGGCCGGTCTGGCCATCGCGCTCGGCACCTATCTGGGCGGCTGGCGCATCATCCGCACCCTGGGCAAGGGCCTCACCGATCTGGCGCCGCAGCAGGGGTTCGCCGCCCAGACCAGCGCGGCGGCCGCCATTCTCACCTCCTCCCACCTCGGCTTCTCCCTCTCCACCACCCAGGTCTGCTCCGGCGCCGTGATGGGCGCGGGCCTCGGCCGCAAGGGCGGCGTGGTCCGCTGGTCCACCGCGACCCGGATGGTCGTCGCCTGGGGCCTGACGCTCCCGGCCGCCGGCCTGGTCGGCGCGGGCGCCGAACTGCTCACCAAGCAGGGCACCTGGGGCACCGTGGCCACCGGTGTGCTGCTGCTCGCCGGCGCCGGCGTCATCTGGACCCTGTCCCGCCGCACCCCGGTCACGGTCCACAACGTCAACGACGACACTGCGGAGCCCGCGGGCGTCGTCACGGCGGCGATCGCCGCGGTGATCCCGCCGCCGGCAGGCCCGCTCACCACGGACGCCGCCCCGGCGGACGCCGGCACCGCCACCGGCCTGAAGGCCACCATCCCGGCCCCGGGCCCGGGCCCCTCCGAGCCGACCCGCCCCGCGACGGTATAGCGGAACAAGGGAGCACCTCTCATGAACATCGACTGGGCAGCCCTCGGCTCCGTCTTCGGCGTCAGCCTTGTGATCACCGTGGCCCTGGTGACCCTGTTCACCCTGGGCGTCGTGGGTCTGACGAAGAAGGAGTCGGCCCGGGGCGCCGCCGCCGGCCTGGCGGCCACCGGCGCATACGCCTGCTTCGCGGCGTGCGCGGCGGCGGTGGCGTACGGCATCTTCCTGATCATGTCCTGACCACAGGGGCCTTCCGCCCGTCCAGGATGCGCCTCGAACCCCCGCAGTGAGCTTTCGCTGCGGGGGTTCGGCGTCTCCACCGCCCCCCGCCGACACCCTGACGCCCTGTCATTTACCGACGTCCCGTTGGGATATACGACGGTTTGCTACATTCCCCACCGCACGCGACCACGTCGAAAAGACAGGTGGCTGTCGGCAGACGTCTGGCCGCCCACGCCCGACTCACCTAGTCTGATCGATAGTTGCTGCTCGACGTCGGCCGCCCGACCAGTCGAAGACGACGTGTGGCAGGGAGCGACATGGCCAGGGACATCGATCCGAGCCTCAATCGACGCAGGCTCCGCATCGAGTTGCGCAAGGCACGCGAAGGAGCCGGCCTCACCCAGCGGGAGGCCGCCGACGCGCTGGAGTGGTCCCTGTCCAAACTGATCCGCCTGGAGGCCGGGACGGTCAGCCTGAGCGTCACGGATCTGCGCGCACTGCTCCAGCTCTACGGGGTCACCGAGCCGGGCCGGGTGACCGATCTGGAAGAGGCCGCCCGGGGGTCGAAGGGGCCGTCCTGGTGGGCGCCGTACAGCGACATGGTGCGACCGCAGTTCGCCCAGTACCTGGGCTATGAGAGCGCCGCCACCTCGATCCGCTTCTACCACCCCTCCGTCGTCTACGCGCTGCTCCAGATCGAGGACTACACCATGGCCCAGCTCGCCCCGCGCGAGAACGGAGGTCTGACCCGCCGTTCCGCGGAGCTGCGCACCACCCGGCAGGAACGGCTCTTCGACGGGGACCACGGCCCGGCGGTGAGCATCGTGCTGGACGAGGCGGCGCTGCGCCGGGTCATCGGCGGCCCGGGGGTGATGCGGCGTCAGCTGGAGCACCTCAAGACGATGGCCCGGCATCCCCGGGTCACCCTGCGGGTCCTGCCGTTCACGGCCGGGGCGCACTACAGCATGGGGTCGTCCTTCACCCTGCTCGGCTTCACGGACGGGGACGACCTGCTCTACCTCGAGGGCGCCACGGGCAGCGTGGCCAACCGTGACGACCTCGGCCTCACGGCCCGCTACCAGGAGTGCTTCGAGGACATCAGCACCAAGGCGTACGAAGGCGACCGGATGATCGAACTGATCGACGCGGTCAAGGAGAGTCTCGACAACGGCTGAGGCCCGGCGGGGACGGTCCGGGCGGACAACGGGGAGGGAGACCCATGGCGGTCCTCGGTTTCCTCGAGTGGTGCAGGCAACTGCGCGCGCTCCGTTCTCTGGGGGCGGCCGATCCCCCCGGCTCCGCTCCGGACCGGCCGGCGCCCCGGGCCGGGGCGGCCCGCTCCCGGGCCGCGGGGCCCGCACGGACGACGACGAGCCGTCTGCTGCCGGGCACGGCCGGCGGCAGTGTGCTGCTGTTCGGCGTCGCCCTGTCCGCCCACGTCGCGTCCGGCGTCGGTCCCGCCGCCCTGACCCCGCTGACCCTGACGGTGCTGGGGGTGCTGGGCGCGGCCCTGGTCACCGCGCTCGCGGCGGGCGTCGGCCGGGCCCTGCGGCGCCGCTCGGCGGCGGTGCGCGCACCCGGGATCAGCGGCCCCGGGAGCCTCGTGGACGAAGCCTCGCCACGGCCCGGTCCAGAACGCGGAGACGCTCCGTGACGGGGGTGAGCCCCCACCACAGACCGGCGCTGACCGCCGCCACGATCGTCACCACCAGCCAGACCAGGGCCCGCGCCGTGGAGCCGGGCACCAGCAGTGCGGCCAGTGCGCCCGCGACCACCGCGAACACGCCCGTGGTGAGGGAAAAAAGTGCCAGCGGAGCGACCGCCGCCCATGGTCCGCGCGGGGTCCGTGGACCGCCCGCACGCGCTGGGAATTCCTCGGCCCTGTCCCCCATGAGGTCCCTCCCCGCCCCGGGTGCCTCCCGCTCTCCGGACGGATCGTCAGCAGCCGTCCGCCGCCGGGTTCCCGAGTCCGGCCAGCAAACCACACCAGGCGGGACGGCGGAAGACGAGCACCGGCCCGGCCCGCCGTTTCGAGTCACGCACCAGGACGTGCGCGCCCTCGACCGCCACCTCGACACAGTCGTTGTCGTCGCCCTCCGAGTGACCGCTCTTGCGCCACATCGGCCCCGAGGACTGCCTGCCGATCACACCGACCTCCTGCTCATCAGTCGGTCATGCCGCTCTGGTCCTACCGGTCGTACCGTCCCTAGTCTTCCCAGGTTCCCGGCCCGGAAAGACCGCGGAAAGCACCGATTCCCGTCGCTGACGGCCCCTCAGGCGTGTGGGGCTCGGCACACCACAGCGTCCCAGGTCAAGTGCTGGTTGACGGGTGTTCCGGAGGCGTGGTGGACTGCCGGGGCCACTACGGCGGCAGCAGAGGAAGCCGGTGCGATTCCGGCGCGGTCCCGCCACTGTCACCGGGGAGGAGACTCCCCGGGAGCCAGGAACTCTCGCCGCCGGTCTCGTCGAACCAGGGCGTGGACACCCTGAGTGAGGACATATCGCCATGCGCGGCTGCCGACGCAGATGCAACGACCCGGCCCTCACCGACCTCGCGGTCGGCCGAGCCGATGGGTGCTGACCGGGTCTTCGCGTACGGCGCCACCGCCGGAATCCTCGGTGACCGACTGCTCGGCGATCCCCGCCGCGGGCACCCCGTCGCCGCCTTCGGGCGGGCCGCGGGCGCCGTGGAGCGTCTGCTGTGGCGGGACCACCGCGGCTGGGGCGCGCTGCACACCGCCGTATGCGTGGGCGGCGCCGTCTCGCTGGCGGCGCTCGCCGGGTCCGCCGTCCATGCGTCCCGTACCGCGTCCGTCGCCCTGACCGCCGCCGCCACCTGGGCGGTCGTCGGGGGCACTTCGCTCACCCGGGAGGCCCGGGCCGTCGGGCATGCCCTGGAGTCCGGCGACCTCGAGGCCGCCCGGGCGCGGCTGCCGCATCTGTGCGGGCGGGATCCGCAGGCCCTCGACGCGGACGGGATCGCGCGGGCCGTGGTGGAGTCGGTGGCCGAGAACACCTCGGACGCCGTGGTGGGCGCGCTGGTGTGGGGGGCCGTGGGCGGGGTGCCCGGGCTGGCCGGCTTCCGCGCCGTCAACACCCTGGACGCCATGGTCGGTCACCGGTCGCCCCGGTACCGGCGCTACGGCTGGGCCTCCGCCCGGCTGGACGACCTCGCGGGCTGGCCGGGGGCGCGGCTGACCGCCGTGCTCGCGGCGGTGGCGGGTCCGGATCCACGGGGCGCGGTACGAGCCTGGCGCGCCGACGCACACCGGCATCCGAGCCCCAACGCCGGTCCCGTGGAGGCCTCGTTCGCGGGGGCCCTCGGGGTGCGGCTGGGCGGGACCCTGTCGTACGGCGGCCGCGTCGAGCACCGGCCGGTGCTGAACGGCCCGGGGCGCGCGGTCGGCCTCCGGGACATCGAGCGCGCGGTACGGCTGTCGCGCCGGGTGGGCATGCTCGCGCTGGGCGTCACCGTCGCCGGACGGATGCTCGCCGCTGGGATTCCCGCGAAGGGGCACAGGTCATGAGCGGCGGACTGCTGGTCGCCGGCACCACCTCGGACGCCGGCAAGAGCGTCGTCACCGCCGGGATCTGCCGCTG encodes:
- a CDS encoding alpha/beta hydrolase family protein, which encodes MRTVRAAAAAVTVAIAAGAAGIAAGRFASDAALKAAPGRPLPTDPRLTVHSLAAGRIVLTRDLASGRPGVYGLSGSGSHAVVGPVLDTAPHSADTVVRRLERVTRGTFEPGDKAWLTPQLHIGDPRTALGLEHSAVEVPGELGPLPAWFVPGARDTWVITVHGLGATREHPLNVMEFLSRRQVPVLDIAYRGDTGAPRPPDGLNHLGQTEWRDVDAAIRYAVRHGAGRVVLHGWSTGATMALRAAAYSSLRERISGLVLDSPVLDWQATLRALAAARRTPGVLLPLAVRAAQGRTGLHGDRTEDITAPDRLQVPVLLFHGPDDAVAPWAPSRRLARRRADLVTLRTVRNAAHGAMWNVDPGEYEESMRRFLIPLM
- a CDS encoding helix-turn-helix domain-containing protein, with protein sequence MARDIDPSLNRRRLRIELRKAREGAGLTQREAADALEWSLSKLIRLEAGTVSLSVTDLRALLQLYGVTEPGRVTDLEEAARGSKGPSWWAPYSDMVRPQFAQYLGYESAATSIRFYHPSVVYALLQIEDYTMAQLAPRENGGLTRRSAELRTTRQERLFDGDHGPAVSIVLDEAALRRVIGGPGVMRRQLEHLKTMARHPRVTLRVLPFTAGAHYSMGSSFTLLGFTDGDDLLYLEGATGSVANRDDLGLTARYQECFEDISTKAYEGDRMIELIDAVKESLDNG
- a CDS encoding inorganic phosphate transporter, whose protein sequence is MEHITLLLGIVIVTALVFDFTNGFHDTANAMATTISTGALRPKAAVAMSAVLNLVGAFLSVEVAKTISGGIINEQGIRVEVIFAALVGAILWNLLTWLLGLPSSSSHALFGGLIGAAVSSAGWSAVNGSTIVTKVLIPAVAAPVVAGLAAMLATRLSYVIGSRADDKAASKGYRAGSIASAGLVSLAHGTNDAQKTMGIITLALVTGGALAPGSNPPTWVIVSAGLAIALGTYLGGWRIIRTLGKGLTDLAPQQGFAAQTSAAAAILTSSHLGFSLSTTQVCSGAVMGAGLGRKGGVVRWSTATRMVVAWGLTLPAAGLVGAGAELLTKQGTWGTVATGVLLLAGAGVIWTLSRRTPVTVHNVNDDTAEPAGVVTAAIAAVIPPPAGPLTTDAAPADAGTATGLKATIPAPGPGPSEPTRPATV
- a CDS encoding class II aldolase/adducin family protein, giving the protein MAEQRHGERDVTRDAWEGGGAPGSGARDPAGEVARAWDELVATARRTVADGLVVGTSGNVSVRVGGTVLVTPTGVPYERLTPGDAVGVDLDGRQVLGSLRPTSELPMHLAVYRTTGARAVVHTHAVHATAVSTLVRELPLIHYMAAALGGAVRVAPYAPYGTPELAESMLGALTDRTACLLQNHGTVAHGATPAEAYDRTAQLEWMCRVWLTASSVPGRSPTLLTHEQVAEVGERLRGYGQRPER
- a CDS encoding cobalamin biosynthesis protein gives rise to the protein MGADRVFAYGATAGILGDRLLGDPRRGHPVAAFGRAAGAVERLLWRDHRGWGALHTAVCVGGAVSLAALAGSAVHASRTASVALTAAATWAVVGGTSLTREARAVGHALESGDLEAARARLPHLCGRDPQALDADGIARAVVESVAENTSDAVVGALVWGAVGGVPGLAGFRAVNTLDAMVGHRSPRYRRYGWASARLDDLAGWPGARLTAVLAAVAGPDPRGAVRAWRADAHRHPSPNAGPVEASFAGALGVRLGGTLSYGGRVEHRPVLNGPGRAVGLRDIERAVRLSRRVGMLALGVTVAGRMLAAGIPAKGHRS
- a CDS encoding DUF397 domain-containing protein, whose product is MIGRQSSGPMWRKSGHSEGDDNDCVEVAVEGAHVLVRDSKRRAGPVLVFRRPAWCGLLAGLGNPAADGC